A stretch of Arachis hypogaea cultivar Tifrunner chromosome 15, arahy.Tifrunner.gnm2.J5K5, whole genome shotgun sequence DNA encodes these proteins:
- the LOC140179340 gene encoding uncharacterized protein, translating to MNYDGTQDPLEHLTAFEARMNLEGVGDEVRCRAFPVTLAGPAIRWFNNLPQGSVTQFSDISHAFLAQFTTRIVKAKHPINLLGVTQRVGEPTRKYLDRFNDECLEIDGLTDSVASLCLTNGLSNEDFRKHLTTKPVWTMQEIQCVAKEYINDEEVSRVVAANKRQPAYNQTRHYESRERPKEHARDGGPGKAPKPVPRVGKFTNYTPLTASITEVYQQIAKKGMLSRPQPLKDRTGGNKNLYCDYHKGYGHKTQDCFDLKDALEQAIRDGKLADFSHLIREPRRRNRDHDSEDRSRSTRRRQEPEGDDHGLTVVNVVTVRNTAPRSKSAQKKDAKVLTVSSLSARSSQGLPSISFGPEDQWFDEVPESPPMVITARIGTGLVKRILGQRRRTVMADFVILRDSTAYNIILGRKTINDLGVAISTKMLVMKFVADDGSVGSIRGDLETAVACDHASLSLRKKSKEALGVFLADLDARIEDKPRPEPEGDLEKFRVGDGDEKFTFINRNLPHELKEPLMEMIRANADLFAWTPADMPGIDPQLMSHHLAVKPEAKPVA from the exons atgaaTTATGATGGAACACAAGATCCCCTGGAACACttaacggcctttgaggccaggatgaacttgGAAGGAGTAGGTGACGAGGTAAGATGTCGCGCCTTCCCGGTCACCTTGGCTGGCCCAGCAATACGGTGGTTCAATAACCTCCCGCAAGGCTCGGTGACCCAATTCTCCGACATCAGCCATGCCTTCCTAGCTCAGTTTACGACCAGGATCGTCAAAGCTAAACACCCGATCAATTTGCTGGGGGTGACCCAGAGAGTCGGGGAGCCGACCAGGAAGTACCTGGATCGCTTCAACGACGAGTGCCTCGAGATTGACGGCTTGACGGACTCGGTGGCAAGTTTGTGTCTAACGAACGGCCTCTCGAATGAGGACTTTAGGAAACATCTTACCACAAAGCCCGTCTGGACAATGCAAGAGATCCAGTGCGTGGCCAAAGAGTACATCAACGATGAGGAAGTTAGCcgggtcgtggctgccaataaacggcaacCCGCGTACAACCAAACCCGGCACTACGAGAGCAGAGAGAGGCCAAAGGAACACGCCAGGGACGGCGGTCCAGGTAAAGCACCCAAACCTGTCCCCAGAGTCGGGAAGTTCACTAACTATACCCCCCTCACGGCGTCGATCAccgaagtttaccaacagatTGCAAAGAAGGGGATGCTGTCGAGGCCCCAACCTCTGAAGGACAGGACGGGGggaaacaagaacctctactGCGACTATCACAAGGGTTAcgggcacaagacccaagactgtTTTGACCTAAAGGACGCCCTGGAACAAGCAATCAGGGATGGGAAACTTGCCGACTTCTCACACCTTATAAGGGAGCCGAGGAGACGTAATCGGGACCACGATAGCGAGGACAGGTCCCGGTCAACAAGGCGACGCCAAGAACCAGAGGGTGACGACCACGGCCTCACGGTGGTAAACGTAGTAACGGTCAGGAATACCGCCCCAAGGTCAAAATCGGCACAGAAAAAGGACGCCAAGGTCCTAACGGTCTCCTCCTTGTCTGCTAGAAGTTCCCAGGgtctcccatccatctccttcggcccagaagaccaatggttcgacgaggTGCCGGAAAGCCCACCCATGGTCATTACGGCCAGGATCGGAACAggcctcgtcaaacgaatcctg GGGCAGAGACGAAGAACAGTCATGGCAGATTTTGTAATCTTACGGGATTCAACAGCTTATAACATTATCTTGGGGAGGAAAACCATCAATGACCTGGGGGTTGCCATTAGTACGAAGATGCTCGTGATGAAGTTTGTTGCTGATGACGGATCCGTAGGATCTATCAGAGGAGACTTGGAAACGGCGGTTGCCTGCGACCACGCCAGCCTCTCTCTCAGGAAAAAGTCCAAAGAAGCTTTAGGAGTTTTCCTCGCCGACCTGGACGCCAGGATAGAAGATAAGCCTAGACCTGAGCCAGAAGGGGATTTGGAAAAATTTAGGGTTGGTGATGGGGACGAGAAATTTACGTTCATAAACAGAAACCTTCCCCATGAATTAAAGGAGCCTCTGATGGAGATGATCAGAGCCAATGCCGACCTCTTCGCTTGGACGCCagccgacatgccagggatagatcccCAGCTCATGTCACACCATCTGGCCGTCAAACCAGAAGCCAAGCCAGTGGCCTAG